The sequence below is a genomic window from Pleuronectes platessa chromosome 13, fPlePla1.1, whole genome shotgun sequence.
TAAAATAAAGTGGTTTCTCACTTTGATGCTTCAGGGGTTCTCAGTGATTGTGAAAGGCCCGAGGACGGCTTTCTTTACCAGCCCAAGCTTCCctgtaacacaaacaccttTGGACCATCAGTAAAATGAGACCAGTTTAATCCAAACACTGCACAGGTGGTTTACATACCCGAGGCTGTACTCCTCATCTTCCTGGACTTGCAGGTTGAGTCACAGCAGTCACATAGGTTGCTATATGCAGGGTTATCCACGAGCTCCCAGCTGAACAGGGAGAGTGTCCGGGATTATTCACAATTTGACTTAAAGCCGTCTAGTTTTCAGACTAGTTATACAAGTTTTACCCGTGATTTTTGATGTAGTTGCAGGCCTTCTTTGTGTGGTCAAGCCCAACAGGATCCCAAGCCACAAGTTGGCAGTGCAAATACACCTGTTGAATGCAGAGGAGAGCAATGATCCAGTATTTACAGCCATTATGTGAAAGACCATGCACAGATATAGAATGGAGGTTTACCTCTTTTCCAATGGCAAACTTAAACGCTTGAAGGGACAGCTGGATCTCAGATGTCTTTTGCCTTGGTTCAAATTTTGAACGGGATGTCTTGCTGTCCACAAGACATCtgtatggttaaaaaaaaaaaaaaaaaatacaaaaaatacattacTTCCAGTGTGTGGGCAGAAGAAGTCAGGAGGTCTGTGTTCATATTCAGTACAACAAGCATTACCCCTTATTTGTGATTATTGGGTATAAATCACTTCCAGGATTCAGCTCTGGCGTGGCGGCAGCAACACATTCATCAAGAAGCAGCAGCAAGGGCTGATGGGATTGTAGCTCAACACTCGCCATGATGGGTATGAAGGAGCCCAGAGGAAAACTGGTGGATTCAGCAGGGCCTGAGAAATCCTCTAAAAGCACAAGGTGGAGTTGAGACGTCTAGTTAAAATACCTCAGTTTCAAGTTGAGGTGATGAACTCTTGACACCTACCATTCATTAGTCCAATATGAAAAACCATCGCTCCTTGACCAAATGTATTGAACACAGGGTTGTAGGTGGGGGGGTACCAATCTTTAGGCCTGCACAAAAGACACATTTATTGCATGAATCAGTTGAACACAAGTCCAAAAAAGTGATCAAATAGTCTTGATATTCAACACCCTTGTGTGGAAGTTGCATGAATGCACACCTCTCATACGAACACACAACTTGGTGAGTGAAGGAGAGTTCGTGGGAGTCTggagaggagatgtgcatcagGTCATTGCTGTGTATAAGTTGATTCCCAGTGACCTATGAGGAAGACGGGTTACTTAAACCATCAAATCACATTTACTTAAAAAGCCCAGATTTAAATGTTCTACCCACCAGTCTCCTGAAGTTACAGTCGTTGAAGCCCACAGTGAAAATGACCTCCCTGCCCGAGAAGCTGGTGGGAAGACAGTTACCGAGACGAAAGTGCGAGGGGTCGACCGGGTTCCTGTTCTCTCTCCACACCAGCGTCACATAATCAGGCCTGCAGTCCACTTTCATGTCTGACAAATACAATCAGGTTTGTacacaaacagcaaagaaaCCTTCAATTCTTTTTGACGCTATATTACCTGCATTAACTGACATAGCAGCTACCAGGCTGGCGAGCAGCACCCCTTGCCAAAACAAAGCCATCATGACTGAACACACAGGATGGGTACTGGGGAAGCTTTTATTGGTTGTACTGGGAGACGCTCATCTAGTTTAACTTCAGTCACCTGGTGTGTGTTCACTACCTCAGGTGCAGCTGCCTGACTCTCATTACAAAAAGTCCCATTCATCGTGTTATAGCTATTTACTTTCTATTAGGAACCAGAGAGCATTCCACAGCTAGAGCAGATATGAGAATATAAACTGTATGACAATGCCCGTCATTTGTCGGAATTATcatcaattaattaatcaaattttatttgtatagcctatattcacaatttgtctcatagggcttaataaggtgcgacatcctctgtctttAATTCTCAACAAGAGATAGGGAAAACTAGCAAACAAAAACTAttaagaggagaaaaaacagagaaaccTCAGAGggtcacatgtgagggatccctctcccaggacagacagatttGCAGTAGATGCTGCATGtaacaaaattacaatatttacaacattgatttgaagaaaaaaacattcccATAATGGAGGTGTATTAATGTTTGAAGTATTTATACATGAGAAAATGTCTGAGGAACTTCCGGTTGTAAATGTGGTGAGCGGACACACGAGAGAAGGCTCCCAGTCAACTTTTTGCTATATTCGTTTTTTTTACCCAGCTTTCTTCCCAGTGTTTTTGACAAACCATCAGTATTGGGTTTATTCAAGTGTTTCCATTGTTAAATCGGGTTGCAGTGCACAAACCCCAGCTACACGTGCTGCTACTAGCGCCGCAAGTAAGCTAGCACCGTTCTCAGCTAACAGCCCTCTGACAGCGACAAAAACTTCAGAACCCGGAGCAACCATGGATGCCGCTGTCATTTCTAAGGATCAACTGGGCGCAGAATTTGCGAAGCAAAGAACCACACTAAGGGATGATGTCTCTCTCCTGATTCAAGAATCTACAACGCCGTTACAAGCCTCGCTGGACTCACTCCAAACAACAGTGAACACATTCCAACAGCGCCTCACCTCAGTGGAGTCTGTGTCCGGTGATAACTTTGAACGTGTATGCGCTGTGGAGTCTACCATTAAGACGCTCCAAACCCAAAACCAATCTCTCTTGACTCGACTCGATGACCTAGAAAACCGATCGCGGAGAGCCAATCTCCGTATATTGCACATACCAGAAGGCAGCGAGGACGGCAAGGACCCGGTTAAATTCATGTCGGAGCTGCTGACGCAGGTGATGGGTCCCGAGGTCTTCACTTCGCCGCCCGAACTGGAGAGAGCCCACCGGTCCCCGACCTTCAGATCTGGACAAGGAAAACCTCCGCGCACATTCCTGGTTTGTTTCTCCCGATTCCAACAGAAGGAGGCTGCGCTGCGCTGGGCAAGGAATCACGAGCTGCGGTACGGAGGAACTGTCATAAGGATGTTTCAAGATCACAGCGCAGCTCTCGCTAAAAAGCGCGCTGCATTTAACGGGATAAAGCAAGCCCTTTACCAAAAGAACGTCCGGTTCCACCTGATCTACCCCGCCAGGCTACGCGTGACACACGGGGACGACGTGCTCACCTTCGACTCACCTGATGAAGCTCAGAGGTTCTACGATCAGAGGATTGGTAAAGAGTAATAATGCGGCAGTGTTTGCCTTCACTGTTTGGCCTGGAGACGGACGGTAAATAACGCATACTCTACTGTGTACGTGCGTAACTGCCTTTGCAACTATTCTGACATACGCCCTGGATTTTAAGGTACTGTGCTTTCACCCACGCTACGTTTGGGATAACATGTTTAGAaggtgggggaaaaaaagtggCCCGGATCTTGTGTTACTGTGTGCTTACGTTCATGTTATGTATGGGCTAATGTATACTTAGGGGGAACAAAAGAGAAGGGGACACATAGCTTTCCCATTACATGgatgtgcatatatatattttttttttaacgtctaattattattttataatatttttgtccCTTTAGCCCTGCTTTTGCCTTCATGGCCTTTGTGTTAAGCTTgttaatataatatacattacTGGGAGCCTTCTTAGCTAGAAGCAAGAAGATGATGTTCTACCGGAAGTTTTTGGAAACAGTGTTATGCCTGCAGCTTGCCTCAGGGAGAGGAACAAGTATAGGCTTAGTGTTAGTTATGTCTATGTCTGGGGTATGGGACAGGGTTATGGGATGGTACACCactagatttatttattatttttattatttttattatttctttatccCACTCTTTCTTAGTGAGGTCATTCATGAAGCTGTACACTTTTTTGTTGCGACCATTTATTTGCTTTACAGTTATTATTGTAATTCTATCCTTTTTCTGATTAACCATGGAACAAAGAACTAATGTAAGAAAGACTGATGTAAGATTTATTAGCTGGAACGTAAAAGGCTTGAATGGACCTGTAAAAAGAGCTAGAATATTCAATCaccttaaatatttaaaatgtgaaattgcATTTCTTCAAGAAACTCATTTGTTGTTAAAAGATCAAATTAGACTCAGAAAAGCTTGGGTGGGACATATGTTCCACTCAAGTTTCAATTCCAAAACACGTGGGACAGCTATATTGATCCATAAAAAAATTCAGTTCAGTGCTACCACTGTTATCTCTGACCCACAGGGGCGCTTTGTCATAGTTTCTGGGCTACTTTTCCACAAACCTGTCGTTTTGGTTAATATATATGCCCCAAACTGGGATGATGATAAATTCATGGGTAAAGTTTTCTCATTAATACCAGACATAAACTCACAACAATTAATTTTAGGGGGTGATCTGAATTGCACAATTAACCCAATATTGGACCGCTCTAATCCTAAATCTACAGACCCTTCAAAAATGTCCAAATCTTTAGCTTTTTTTATGGATCAAATAGGAGGTGTTGACCCCTGGCGCTCTCTTTTTCCACTTGGTCaatccttctccttcttttccccAGTCCACCACTCATACAGCAGAATagactatttttttattgatggaAACCTTCTTCCCTTTGTCACAAATGCAGATTATTCAACCATAGTTGAATCTGATCACGCCCCAGTTTTACTAGATCTTGTGTTTCCTCCTAACAATTCGGAACGCCCTCCTTGGAAATTAGACAAAACCTTACTGGCTGACAGTTCATTTTGTGATTTGATAAACAAAGAAATTGATAACTTTATAGAATCCAATAAAAAAGataacatctcctcctcattgCTTTGGGAGACACTGAAGGCTGTGATCAGAGGTGAGATTATATCATACTCAGCAAGAATCAATAAGATGCGTAGACTTGAACAAGACCAGCTTATTAAATCAATAAGCACAGTAGACTCTCAGTACTCTACGTCTCCATCCCCTGAACTCTATAAAAAAAGCTTGACCTTCAAACTCAATACAACCTGTTGTCAACcggtaaaacagaaaaaatgttgttaaaatCACGTGGATAGCCTTATTCAGTTTAAGACGGTGCATAGGCTCTATTATTCCAGAGAAAAACTGCACAGTTTCTTTCCTGATGTTTCACCcatttgtaacagatgcaagtCTATGACTGGTAACTTAACGCATTCTTTTTGGTTATGCAGCAAACTGTACACATActggaaaagtatttttcactGCTTCTCTACGGCTTACGGGAAATGTTGGGAGCCGGATCCATTTGTAGCCATTCTCGGGGCAACCACCCCTTTGTCTTCTGCCAATAAATATGAGAAACCCACGTACGATCAGTGGTTGAGAGAAATGGCAAATATGCTTCACCTGGAGCGACTGAGACTTCATAATGAAGACAGGGGAGACATATTTGATAGGATGTGGGACCCTGTACTGCAACTGTTTCAAGGAAAGGACTAAAGTATGGATCATTGTGAAACGCCTGCTGTGTGTATCTGCTAGTTTAATCTTCACTTTGTGTAgtcttttgtaaatttgtatgtttaatttattgtcATGACTGTGGCTTCTGTTAATTCTTTACTAGGATGTGCTGATCCTGTTAGTTTGGGGTGGGTCTTTTTTTCTTatccttttcatttttgtttgtcctgtgttcctttttcattctggaaaataataaacacatttaaaaaaaaaaaaaaaaatcacgtgGATATGCCTATGAGCATGGAGAAAAAGCTGGCCGTCTTTTAGCACACCAACTTAAGTCCCAATCTGTTTCTCAACAAATCTCACAAATAAGGAAACCAAATGGTGATTTAACTATTGACCCGGGagaaattaatgaaacattCACCTCATTTTATTCTAACCTGTACAGAGGCGACCAGTGATAGAACTGATATGGAACATTTCTTTTGCGATCTCGAGGCTCCTTCCATAAAGGTAACGGATAAGACAAAGACCGAACTCCCATTGCAACTGTCTGAAATTATTAACGCAATAATGGCAATGCAAAGTGGTAAGACACCTGGCCCCGACGGCTATCCAATAGAATTTTTTAAGACTTTTTCTAAGAAACTATCCCCAATTCTTCTTGAAATGTTTATGGATTCTATATCCCGTGGGTCATTaccacaaacactcactgagGCATCGATTATTCTCCTGCTTAAGTCAGGTAAAGAGAATACAGAATGTGGTTCATACCGACCCATCTCCCTCCTAAACAGTGACGTGAAGATCCTAGCTAAAACTCTTGCCCTACGCCTAGAAACCACAATGACTGATGTGATCTCTGCTGACCAAACTGGTTTAATTTTGGGTCGACACTCATTTACAAATATCAGACGGCTTTTGAATATTATTCACTCCCCTGCGTCCAATGAGGTACCTGAGGTGGTCATCTCGCTGGACGCAGAGAAAGCTTTTGACAGGGTTGAGTGGGAATATTTATTCACGTGTTTAAAGAAATTTGGGTATGGTCCAAATTTTATCTCATGGATTAAACTTCTTTACAGCTCACCCAAGGCCTCTGTGGTTACAAACGGCAGGCAATCACAGTACTTCACCCTGTCGAGAGCGACCCGTCAGGGATGTCCAATTAGTCCACTGTTATTTGCCCTGGCCATAGAGCCCTTATCCATTTCACTCAAATCATTGCCATCAATAAGTGGACTTtttagagaaggagaagagcatAGACTAAGCTTATATGCCGATGATTTACTATTATTTGTCTCGGACCCTATTCTTAGTGTACCTCATATCCTCCATGCTCTGTTAAGATTTGGTAAACTCTCCGGGTATAAACTGAACTTTAGTAAAAGTGAATGCTACCCTGTTAACAACTTGGCTCTTCAAATTCAGGAGAATGTTTTACCGTTTAAAATGTCTAGAAACGGCTTTAGATATTTGGGCATTAACATAACTAGAGATATGAAAAACCTCTATCGGGAAAAATTTTGCTCCTCTACTTGATAAAGTCAAATTAGATCTAAAGAAATGGAGAACACTCCACTTGTCCTTGGCAGGTAAAGTGAATTGCATCAAGATGAGTGTGCTCCCCAAATTCCTCTACCTGTTTCAATATATCCCACTTTACCTTCCTAGGTCTTTCTTTAAAGGTATTGATAgcgcttttatttcttttatttggaaTGGCAAGAACCCTAGGGTACGTTTAGAGCTTCTACAGAGGCCTAAATTACAGGGAGGCCTAGCTCTTCCTAATCTGTTCTACTACTACTGGGCTGCAAATGttcaaaaaataatgttttggcttcatacTCCAGACACAGACTGGTGCCACTATGAGGCTACATCATGCATCTCAACATCTCTTACGGCTCTGGTCACTTCCAGTCTCCCCGTTTCTATTTCCCAGTTCACAAACAACCCAATTGTCATCAATACTTTGAAGATCTGGTTTCAATTGAGACGGTACTTTGGTTTCAAACAAATTCTTAGCTTAAGCCCTATATGCAATAACCACCTCTTCCCCCCAGCTAAAATAGACGCTACATTCTCTTTTTGGCGAAGACAAGGCATTTCTAAATTTAAAGATATGTACATAAATTGTGTATTTGCCAGCTTTAACGACTTATCACAAAAATTTGGCCTTCCTCGATCTAGCCTATTTCGATATTTTCAAGCACGCCACTTCCTTATGAGCCATGACCCCAACTTTCCAATTCTCTCTTCAATGTCTGGCTTAGATGATATGCTAGAATCCCCGTTTAATTCAAAAAGGCTCATTTCTAGAATACATGATTGTATAGCTTCTCTTAAAACCATAACCATCGCAAAGATAAGGGCGGACTGGGCAGATGAATTGGGGGAAGACATGGAAGATGACATGTGGAACTGTGCTTTACAAAGAGTGAATGACAGCACTTCTTGTGCAAAATTAAgtataatacaattttaaagtTCTACACCGGACTCACTTTTCCAAAGCAAGATTAGCTAAAATATATCCTAATTCAGATGCTAGTTGTAACAGATGCCATCACACCCCTGCCAACTTAACCCATATGTTTTGGTCATGCCCTGCTCTGGTCTCTTACTGGTCTATGATCTTTAAAACAATATCTGAGGCGCTCAATACTGATTTCCAACCCAATGCAGCAGTAGCTATATTTGGTATCACAGACCGAAGACATTCTATAGTAAGGAAAAGTTATAAAAAATTTTTGGCCTTTGTGACTCTGCTTGCACGCAGAAGAATATTATTACATTGGAAATCAAAAAACCCTCCCAAAGCGTCTTTGTGGATGTGTGACCTGATGCACTTTATACAATTAGAGAAAATTAAATACTCACTTAGGGGGTCAAGGGACAATTTCTACTCCACCTGGGATCCGGTTTTGAAATACATAGGGAAACTCAAAACTATACCTGATACCCCATAGCAATATTTCTTGCACTAGGACCCTATATCAAGTAGCgtacagaatatatatatatatatatttttttttttttttattttttttacctattatcttctttttttgttattctaGGTGTGTGTACTACATGTTCAAgtgggtggggtgggtgggatgttgtttgtatgtgtatgtaaaaaaaaaaaaaactatggatATGTCTGTTAAAATGTATGCTCAGTGTATTCGGTTTTCATATacatttccaaataaaaaaattatcaaaaaaaagaaaatgtctgaaaagcaTGAAGGGAACAGCAGTGACAATTGGAGTTATCGTCAGTAATGGTAGGATATGGTTACTGAGGATAAGGATAGGGAAGAAGTGGAAGTTGCTCTCACCAGTGTTGCCCCCAAGAAGACCAAACCAAAGTGTGAGTCACCAGATTCCTATAAACCAGCTAAACCCACCACCCCATGTTTCAGTTCCACGCTTCCCCCTCCTCAGGATTCATACTTCTATCGCTCACCAGCAGACCCGCCAGCAAGCACAGCAACTGATGTCTCCCTTGACCTTTCAGAGTCTTCATCGAGACAGCACCGTCACAGCCGCTACAAAAAGTCCAAAATTCAGCTCGCCGCTCTTCGAAAGAGCTTCCTGAGAGAGAACTGGCCTGCAGAGGCAGAGCTAAGACGTTTGCAGGAAGAAACTGGGCTGACCCATAATGACATTCGTAAATGGTTCAGTGACAGCCGTTATCAGcataaggcctcagtatgcttcttcgagtccgtttcggaatgacggacggacggatcgg
It includes:
- the LOC128455072 gene encoding zona pellucida sperm-binding protein 3-like — translated: MKVDCRPDYVTLVWRENRNPVDPSHFRLGNCLPTSFSGREVIFTVGFNDCNFRRLVTGNQLIHSNDLMHISSPDSHELSFTHQVVCSYERPKDWYPPTYNPVFNTFGQGAMVFHIGLMNEDFSGPAESTSFPLGSFIPIMASVELQSHQPLLLLLDECVAAATPELNPGSDLYPIITNKGCLVDSKTSRSKFEPRQKTSEIQLSLQAFKFAIGKEVYLHCQLVAWDPVGLDHTKKACNYIKNHGWELVDNPAYSNLCDCCDSTCKSRKMRSTASGKLGLVKKAVLGPFTITENP
- the LOC128455229 gene encoding zinc fingers and homeoboxes protein 1-like, translated to MDAAVISKDQLGAEFAKQRTTLRDDVSLLIQESTTPLQASLDSLQTTVNTFQQRLTSVESVSGDNFERVCAVESTIKTLQTQNQSLLTRLDDLENRSRRANLRILHIPEGSEDGKDPVKFMSELLTQVMGPEVFTSPPELERAHRSPTFRSGQGKPPRTFLVCFSRFQQKEAALRWARNHELRYGGTVIRMFQDHSAALAKKRAAFNGIKQALYQKNVRFHLIYPARLRVTHGDDVLTFDSPDEAQRFYDQRIESSSRQHRHSRYKKSKIQLAALRKSFLRENWPAEAELRRLQEETGLTHNDIRKWFSDSRYQHKASTCQPSSVKGNDATRNSGTRSTHFFQTFLTNTLEAFGERGPEAEECDVMEELSGDGDSVKDEGQSEEQPLQLTKTCKIETDIPQEPSDILKSSPHSSPSSSPPPTNKQLSNSSSTSKKSSHPAKASPSPTPMLISGAPSTTSPSPALTPGGRPRKTKEQLDVLKQHFLRCQWPKSDDYTELVKLTGLPRADVIQWFGDTRYAVKNGQLRWVKGVRDQFLAELALQQSGSGLTNGSSSGTSTRVGGSHKRKSQANVPSTGTPDIQPLLAYFLSTGPLHEKDLDTLCKKSKMSYQQVRDWFASQDAGETDQGTKYY